The Sorangiineae bacterium MSr11367 genome window below encodes:
- a CDS encoding response regulator, protein MMPTSRSLLVVDDEKSLVELVSYFLRGKGFDIVQGKDGIDAFSSLLLHEPHLMLLDLCLPCITGLEVIKQLRDDAKTAAVFIVAMSGDSSLLDRALELGADEALAKPFSRERLVEIVGRLMPSAPAYVD, encoded by the coding sequence ATGATGCCTACATCTCGATCGCTCCTCGTCGTTGACGACGAAAAAAGCCTCGTCGAACTCGTGTCGTACTTTCTTCGTGGAAAAGGATTCGACATCGTACAGGGCAAAGATGGCATCGATGCCTTCTCGTCCCTGCTCTTGCACGAGCCGCATCTGATGCTGCTCGACTTGTGCCTCCCATGCATCACGGGGTTGGAGGTCATCAAACAGCTTCGCGACGACGCGAAGACCGCCGCCGTTTTCATCGTGGCCATGAGCGGCGATTCGTCGTTGCTCGATCGGGCATTGGAGCTCGGCGCCGATGAGGCGCTCGCCAAGCCTTTCAGTCGCGAGCGCCTCGTGGAGATCGTCGGGCGGCTGATGCCATCAGCGCCGGCTTACGTTGACTGA
- a CDS encoding Ku protein, whose amino-acid sequence MRLVTAVRDASGVHFNFLHDEDGGTLHNERICNECGKKVSWDHVTRGYPYKKGEYVVVDDEDFQAASVEATQSIDIVQFANEDEIDPMLYEKPYYLEPEKKAHHAYALLRSALAESGKVGIARVVLRSREHIAALKPSGDALVLGMLHWKTDIVGADTLDLPKAGARSEKTRPGEMKAANMLIESMTAKFDIGEFHDTYHEKLMALIQRKARGKPMPKLKKTRPRATNVVDLADVLQRSLAATKRKRTRKAAA is encoded by the coding sequence GTGCGACTCGTCACTGCGGTGCGCGATGCGTCGGGGGTGCATTTCAACTTTCTCCATGATGAGGATGGAGGCACCCTCCACAACGAGCGCATCTGCAACGAATGCGGAAAGAAGGTTTCCTGGGATCATGTCACCCGCGGTTATCCTTACAAGAAAGGCGAATACGTCGTCGTCGACGACGAAGATTTCCAAGCCGCCAGCGTGGAGGCTACGCAGTCCATCGACATCGTCCAATTCGCGAACGAGGACGAGATCGACCCCATGCTGTACGAAAAGCCGTACTACCTGGAGCCGGAAAAGAAGGCACACCATGCGTACGCTTTGCTGCGCAGCGCATTGGCGGAATCCGGCAAAGTCGGCATCGCGCGCGTGGTGCTGCGATCGCGCGAGCACATCGCGGCCTTGAAACCGAGCGGTGACGCCTTGGTGCTGGGCATGCTGCACTGGAAAACGGATATCGTGGGGGCGGACACGCTCGACCTGCCCAAAGCCGGCGCCCGGTCCGAAAAGACGCGCCCGGGCGAAATGAAGGCCGCCAATATGCTCATCGAGAGCATGACGGCGAAGTTCGATATTGGCGAATTCCACGATACGTACCACGAAAAGCTCATGGCGTTGATCCAACGTAAGGCACGCGGCAAGCCCATGCCCAAGTTGAAGAAGACGCGGCCGCGGGCCACCAACGTCGTCGACTTGGCCGACGTGCTGCAGCGCAGCCTGGCCGCGACCAAGCGTAAGCGCACGCGAAAGGCCGCCGCATGA
- a CDS encoding Gfo/Idh/MocA family oxidoreductase has product MASTRKIRYAVAGAGNIAQAAVLPAFEHAQENSELVAIVSSDPEKREKLAAQYRVHHVGSYDQLESILAQAKIDALYIALPNTMHREFTERAARSKVHVLCEKPMAMTEEDCEAMIRACKKAEVKLMIAYRLHFEEATLRAIELVKNGTLGPVRLFDSSFAQQVRPGDIRTRPDVGGGALFDMGIYCVNAARAIFRDEPEEVFAYQVSHGDGRFRGVDATTVAVLRFPGDRIATFGASQGAAGIDTYRIVGTEGDLRVEPAYTYHDDLTHTLTVGSETRTTIFTKRDQFAPELVAFSRCILEGTEPEPSGEEGLADVRVLRAIVRAAREGRPMKLGPFERAQRPDLRNEIAKPPVQEPKTVNAPSPSLPNDGSVNVSRR; this is encoded by the coding sequence ATGGCTTCCACTCGAAAGATCCGTTACGCCGTCGCGGGCGCCGGCAACATCGCGCAAGCCGCGGTATTACCTGCGTTCGAGCATGCCCAGGAAAACTCGGAGCTTGTGGCCATCGTCTCGTCCGATCCGGAGAAGCGGGAAAAACTCGCCGCCCAATACAGAGTGCACCACGTTGGATCGTACGATCAGCTCGAATCCATTCTGGCGCAGGCGAAGATCGATGCACTCTACATTGCGCTTCCCAATACGATGCACCGCGAATTCACCGAAAGGGCCGCGCGGAGCAAGGTGCACGTGCTCTGCGAGAAGCCCATGGCCATGACCGAAGAGGACTGCGAGGCCATGATCCGCGCGTGCAAAAAAGCGGAGGTGAAGCTCATGATCGCGTATCGCCTGCACTTCGAAGAGGCGACCTTGCGGGCCATCGAGCTCGTGAAGAATGGCACCCTCGGGCCCGTGCGGCTCTTCGATTCGTCGTTCGCGCAGCAGGTACGGCCGGGCGACATCCGCACGCGCCCGGACGTGGGCGGTGGGGCACTCTTCGACATGGGCATCTATTGTGTCAACGCAGCACGGGCCATCTTTCGGGACGAGCCCGAAGAGGTGTTCGCGTACCAGGTGTCGCACGGCGACGGGCGATTTCGCGGGGTGGATGCCACCACGGTGGCCGTGCTGCGCTTTCCCGGTGACCGCATCGCCACGTTCGGCGCGAGCCAAGGGGCCGCGGGCATCGATACCTACCGCATCGTGGGCACCGAGGGCGATCTTCGCGTCGAGCCCGCGTACACGTACCATGACGATTTGACGCACACCTTGACCGTGGGAAGTGAAACGCGGACGACCATTTTTACCAAGCGTGACCAGTTTGCACCCGAGCTCGTCGCGTTCTCCCGGTGCATCTTGGAAGGAACGGAGCCCGAGCCGTCGGGCGAAGAAGGGCTCGCCGACGTGCGCGTCCTTCGGGCCATCGTCCGCGCCGCGCGCGAAGGGAGGCCGATGAAGCTAGGTCCCTTCGAGCGCGCCCAGCGGCCCGATCTGCGCAATGAGATCGCGAAGCCGCCGGTGCAGGAGCCGAAGACGGTCAACGCGCCGTCGCCCAGCTTGCCGAACGATGGCTCAGTCAACGTAAGCCGGCGCTGA